The Candidatus Sericytochromatia bacterium region TAACTCCAGTGGGCTTTGGCTGGTCGCCCGGGCCAGAGGGGACAAGCCTCGCCGGCTGCGTTGTCGCAGACGGTGATGACGAGGTCCATCGGTGGCGCGTCGGGGCGGGCGAACTCCTCCCAGCTTTTACTCCGCAACCCCGCGATGGGGATCCCCTCGGCCGTCAGGGTTTCGAGGGCGAGGGGGTTGGGCCGAGCGTTTTCTCGCGGCTGACTTCCCGCGGAATAAGCCATGAATCGTCCCTGACCGAGATGATTGAGCAGTGCCTCGGCGAGGATGCTGCGCGCTGAGTTGTGCGTGCAGAGAAAGAAAACGTGGAGGGGTCGTGAGTCAGACATGGGAGATGAACAAGTATCCGCGAACGCCGTGACACCCGAGTGACAGCCCCGCGGTATGTGAA contains the following coding sequences:
- a CDS encoding arsenate reductase ArsC, yielding MSDSRPLHVFFLCTHNSARSILAEALLNHLGQGRFMAYSAGSQPRENARPNPLALETLTAEGIPIAGLRSKSWEEFARPDAPPMDLVITVCDNAAGEACPLWPGRPAKAHWSYADPSAGDAGEADKRRAFALTLQAIRRRLEELIALPDDAVAPDRLEQSARKLASTQ